In one window of Terriglobia bacterium DNA:
- a CDS encoding cupin: protein MPKLIAAPTRVTAAGNMPKLIDEYIGRLNTAEGRLSVAHMRSPQGWEEPGQAPEFAEYTIVLRGRLRVRHKQGSFDVTAGQAVIAHPGEWIQYSTPDEATEYIAICLPAFSPDTVHRDA from the coding sequence GTGCCCAAACTGATTGCAGCTCCCACGCGCGTCACCGCCGCCGGCAACATGCCCAAGCTGATTGACGAATATATTGGCCGCCTGAACACAGCAGAGGGACGCTTGAGTGTGGCCCACATGCGCAGCCCGCAAGGTTGGGAGGAGCCGGGCCAGGCGCCGGAGTTTGCAGAGTACACCATCGTCCTGCGCGGCCGCCTGCGCGTGCGCCACAAGCAGGGCAGCTTTGACGTCACTGCCGGGCAAGCGGTCATCGCCCACCCCGGCGAGTGGATCCAATATTCCACGCCGGACGAAGCCACGGAATACATCGCCATCTGCCTGCCAGCGTTTTCCCCGGACACGGTGCACCGCGACGCGTAG
- a CDS encoding M61 family peptidase, with product MKHVRRYSCLVTAALFIFGVSLAWAQTTVNERLLVDATDAPRNIMHSTVTIPVTPGAVTLVYPKWIPGNHRPTGPIQNLTGLHIKAAGQDQDLAWQRDLEDMYAFHVQVPAGVKEIQASFDTITYAGERSASSSKVLDLNWNQVVLYPALFNNKDTASDAVQVTASIHLPEGWKFGTALPVKSQSGSTADFEPVTLTRLVDSPLIAGALYRQIALTAAGETPVHVIDMVGESEESLAMTPSDLASYKQLVAETGKLFGARHYEKYHFLWTLSNQTAHHGLEHHESSDNGTVEDVFSNPNSHNLEADLLPHEFVHSWNGKYRRPAGLVTSNYQAPMHGDLLWVYEGMTDYWGNILAARTGLRSPEQFRENLAFTAAELDHRAGRTWRPLQDTATSVQILFAAPPQWTSWRRSADYYPEGYLLWLEVDALIRRQTNGQKSLNDFCRIFYGGPSGRPAVVPYKFEDVVAALNQVSAYDWAKLLRERLDSKSAHAPLGGIENGGWKLVYTGEKNATMDAAEKTGGSLDARFSLGMLITKEGDVRDVVPGSPAYQAGLGAGMKVIAVNGRKWSKDVMRAALHFATVNHKPIAVLAENGDYFNTYQVNYDGGEKYPHLVRDETKTDVLSEIAKATN from the coding sequence ATGAAGCACGTCCGCCGTTATTCTTGCTTAGTTACTGCCGCTCTCTTCATCTTTGGCGTTTCACTCGCGTGGGCGCAAACCACGGTCAACGAGCGTCTGCTGGTGGACGCCACCGACGCGCCGCGCAACATCATGCACTCCACGGTGACCATTCCGGTGACGCCGGGGGCGGTCACGCTGGTCTATCCCAAATGGATTCCCGGCAACCACCGGCCCACAGGCCCCATTCAGAACCTCACCGGCCTGCACATCAAGGCCGCTGGACAAGACCAGGACCTTGCGTGGCAGCGCGACCTGGAAGACATGTATGCCTTCCACGTGCAGGTCCCCGCCGGAGTGAAGGAAATACAAGCGTCGTTTGACACTATCACGTATGCCGGCGAGCGCTCCGCATCGTCCAGCAAAGTGCTGGACCTCAACTGGAACCAAGTGGTGCTCTACCCTGCGCTGTTCAATAACAAAGATACGGCTTCGGACGCGGTGCAAGTGACGGCCTCCATTCACTTGCCGGAAGGCTGGAAGTTCGGCACCGCGCTGCCGGTGAAATCGCAATCGGGAAGCACCGCCGACTTTGAGCCCGTCACGCTGACCCGCTTGGTGGATTCGCCGCTGATCGCCGGCGCGTTGTACCGCCAGATCGCGCTTACCGCCGCGGGAGAGACCCCGGTCCACGTAATTGACATGGTGGGCGAAAGCGAAGAATCGCTGGCGATGACGCCCAGCGACCTGGCCAGCTACAAACAGCTGGTCGCCGAGACGGGCAAGCTTTTCGGCGCGCGCCACTATGAGAAATATCACTTCCTCTGGACGCTGAGCAATCAAACCGCGCACCACGGGCTGGAGCACCACGAGTCCAGCGACAACGGCACCGTGGAAGACGTCTTCAGCAATCCCAACTCGCACAACCTGGAAGCGGACTTGCTGCCGCACGAGTTTGTGCATTCCTGGAACGGCAAATATCGCCGGCCCGCGGGGCTGGTCACGTCCAACTACCAGGCGCCCATGCACGGCGACCTGCTGTGGGTCTATGAAGGCATGACCGACTATTGGGGGAACATTCTGGCGGCGCGCACCGGGCTGCGTTCGCCGGAGCAGTTCCGGGAAAACCTGGCGTTTACCGCCGCGGAACTCGACCATCGCGCCGGGCGAACCTGGCGTCCGCTGCAGGACACGGCGACTTCGGTGCAGATCCTGTTTGCCGCCCCGCCGCAATGGACGAGCTGGCGCCGCTCCGCCGACTACTATCCGGAAGGTTACCTTCTCTGGCTGGAAGTGGACGCGCTGATCCGCCGCCAGACGAACGGCCAAAAGTCGCTCAACGATTTCTGCCGCATTTTCTACGGCGGTCCCAGCGGACGGCCGGCGGTGGTCCCCTACAAATTTGAAGACGTGGTGGCCGCGCTGAATCAAGTGTCGGCATACGACTGGGCCAAGCTGTTGCGCGAACGCCTGGATTCCAAGTCCGCCCACGCTCCCCTGGGCGGTATCGAAAACGGCGGCTGGAAGCTGGTCTACACCGGCGAGAAGAACGCCACCATGGACGCTGCGGAGAAAACCGGCGGCTCGCTCGACGCAAGATTTTCCCTGGGCATGCTGATCACCAAAGAAGGCGACGTGCGCGACGTGGTCCCCGGCTCTCCCGCGTACCAGGCCGGGCTGGGAGCGGGGATGAAGGTGATCGCCGTGAACGGCCGCAAGTGGTCCAAAGATGTGATGCGCGCCGCCCTGCACTTTGCCACCGTGAACCACAAGCCCATCGCGGTCCTGGCGGAAAACGGAGATTATTTCAACACCTATCAGGTGAATTACGATGGCGGAGAAAAGTATCCGCATCTGGTGCGCGATGAAACGAAGACGGATGTGCTGAGCGAGATTGCCAAGGCGACAAATTAG